A DNA window from Tachysurus vachellii isolate PV-2020 chromosome 20, HZAU_Pvac_v1, whole genome shotgun sequence contains the following coding sequences:
- the tmem150c gene encoding transmembrane protein 150C, which translates to MRKCSPWTFLPVMFSFFTAAGLWVVYFIAVEDDKIIPLSSEYKKSVSKSPPYISIAGDAPPASCVFSQVTNMAAFVGFILGVLRYLQLKPRVHKPWLNIISLVALSLACFGMTLVGNFQLSNDEELHNIGTSMTFGLGTLFCWVQSFMTLKVNLRNEGRRAGIPRFLLSGAITLCMLLYFALMAQRLHMHAARAQWALVMFLLAFLGTFAIEFRHYHFEIVCSDDQEPPMSLSESFSEASEYQSDQL; encoded by the exons ATGAGGAAGTGTAGCCCTTGGACATTTCTTCCTGTTATGTTTTCATTCTTCACAGCAGCAGGCTTGTGGGTTGT CTATTTTATAGCAGTGGAGGATGACAAAATCATACCACTAAGCTCTGAATATAA GAAATCAGTTTCAAAGTCTCCTCCATATATAAG CATTGCAGGCGATGCTCCACCAGCCAGCTGTGTTTTTAGCCAAGTCACAAACATGGCAGCCTTTGTGG GCTTCATCCTCGGGGTCCTCAGATACTTGCAATTGAAGCCACGGGTACACAAACCCTGGCTCAACATCATCAGTTTGGTAGCTCTGTCATTGGCCTGCTTTGGTATGACCTTAGTTGGGAATTTCCAG TTGTCAAATGATGAGGAGCTCCATAATATTGGCACATCCATGACATTTGGCCTGGGCACATTGTTTTGTTGGGTCCAGTCATTCATGACTCTGAAGGTCAACTTGAGGAACGAAGGGAGACGTGCTGGCATACCCCGCTTCCTGTTGTCTGGAGCAATCACTTTATGCATGCTGCTTT ACTTTGCTTTAATGGCCCAGCGTCTGCACATGCATGCTGCCCGGGCACAGTGGGCACTGGTCATGTTCCTCTTGGCATTCCTGGGCACGTTTGCTATCGAGTTCCGTCATTATCACTTCGAGATCGTGTGCAGTGATGATCAGGAGCCTCCAATGAGCCTGTCAGAGAGCTTCTCTGAGGCTTCAGAGTACCAATCAGACCAGCTATAA
- the LOC132863700 gene encoding stearoyl-CoA desaturase 5-like, producing MGYSPWFFFYTRQCFERKYVSALYHQPFTVFDLYDVLANDGMIFLKALLLSHLLICSNLISTYLHNDNKMILILILIRVTPGYSDTYGLPYALHHIIGILRLCYHRHHLERSFNISCRYTSSYGYQLIAICLLLVLGGLEIHAIFGDLEILEMYALPDNGRNEVAHREGADGAESRVPNGTKRQRIVWRNVILMGLLHAGALYSVLLIPKAHPFTWIWSYICFMITALGITAGAHRLWSHRSYNAKLPLRIFLAAANSMAFQNDIYEWSRDHRSHHKYSETDADPHNAKRGFFFSHVGWLFVQKHKDVIDKGKRLDLSDLLADPVVVFQRKYYKMSVLVMCFFLPTMVPWYFWGESMWNSYFLASILRYTVALNLTWLVNSAAHMYGNRPYNKDINPRENRFVTFGAIGEGFHNFHHTFPFDYAASEFGLRYNITTCFIDLMCWLGLASNRKKATSEMVMARKLRTGDGSA from the exons ATGGGG TACTCACCGTGGTTCTTCTTTTACACCAGGCAATGTTTTGAAAGGAAATATGTTAGCGCTCTATATCACCAACCATTCACAGTTTTTGACTTGTATGACGTACTTGCAAATGAtggcatgatttttttaaaggcacTGCTG CTATCGCACCTCCTCATCT GCTCCAATCTAATCTCAACGTACttacacaatgacaataaaatgattctgattctcattCTGATTCGGGTTACTCCAGGTTATTCTGACACGTATGGCCTTCCATACGCACTTCACCATATAATAGGGATCTTGCGTCTCTGCTACCATCGTCACCACCTGGAGCGCTCTTTCAACATCTCCTGTCGTTATACAAGCTCGTATGGATATCAACTGATTgctatttgtttgcttttggtTCTCGGAGGCCTGGAAATCCACGCTATTTTTGGAGATTTGGAAATTTTAGAGATGTACGCACTTCCGGATAATGGGCGCAACGAAGTGGCTCACCGAGAGGGAGCGGATGGCGCAGAGAGCCGCGTGCCGAATGGCACCAAGCGGCAGCGCATCGTCTGGAGAAACGTTATTCTTATGGGTCTGCTTCATGCTGGTGCGCTTTACTCCGTGCTCCTCATCCCCAAAGCGCATCCCTTTACCTGGATATGGT CCTATATATGTTTCATGATCACAGCCCTTGGGATTACAGCTGGAGCCCATCGGTTATGGAGTCACAGGTCTTATAATGCCAAACTGCCACTAAGGATCTTCTTGGCTGCTGCCAACTCCATGGCCTTCCAG AACGATATCTATGAATGGTCCAGAGATCACAGGTCCCATCACAAATACTCTGAGACAGATGCTGACCCCCATAATGCAAAGCGAGGCttcttcttctcacatgtaGGCTGGCTGTTTGTGCAGAAACACAAAGACGTGATTGATAAAGGCAAGCGGCTGGACCTCAGTGATCTGCTGGCTGACCCTGTTGTTGTGTTTCAGAGGAA ATATTACAAAATGTCAGTGCTGGTGATGTGCTTCTTCCTGCCCACTATGGTCCCGTGGTACTTCTGGGGTGAAAGCATGTGGAACTCATACTTCCTAGCCTCTATCTTACGCTACACTGTTGCTCTTAATCTCACCTGGTTAGTCAACAGCGCTGCACATATGTACGGCAACCGGCCCTACAACAAGGATATCAACCCTCGAGAAAACCGCTTTGTCACGTTTGGAGCTATtg GGGAAGGTTTCCACAACTTTCATCACACATTTCCTTTTGATTATGCAGCCAGTGAATTTGGCTTGCGCTACAACATCACTACATGTTTCATTGATCTCATGTGCTGGCTCGGCCTCGCTAGCAACCGGAAGAAAGCCACATCGGAGATGGTCATGGCTCGGAAGCTAAGGACAGGTGATGGGAGTGCCTGA